ACGGGCGAAGTAGATATCCGTGCCGTCTTCAAACGTCGCGGTAATCTGCGAGAGGCCGAATTTGGAGATCGAACGCATCTCCACAAGGCGCGGAATTCCTCCGATCACCGCCTCGACCGGCGCGGTAATCAGGCGTTCGATCTCGACCGGCGCCAGCGACGGCGCGACCGTATTGATCTGCACCTGCACCGGCGTCGTATCCGGAAATGCGTCGATCTCGAGGTGCGACAGCGAATAGGCCCCGCAACCAACAATGACCGCCGTAAACAGGATGACCAGAAAGCGATGATGCAGCGACCAGCCGATGATCCAGTTCAACATGCGGAGTTCCTAGAGGAGAGCCGGCAATCGGTTTCGCGGGGCATCACGACTTCCCATGCTCGCCAGGCTTGACCTTCTTGGCCAGTTCCGGATGACAGACGAAACACTGCGAATCCGGCGCACTGTGCTTCGCGCACCAATCCCCCTTGGCCCGGAACGCCGACTTCAGGTAGGGCCGACACTGGTAACACAGCGCCTCGGCCACGCCGTGCTCGCCGCAAAAGCCGTCGCTCTCAATCAAGCTCGGCGTGCAGAATGGGCACTTGTCCTTTTTGATCTCGTGCGGACACCCCGTGGCGTCTACCGCCGGCTTGGCAGCGTCGTCTTTCTTCTGCTCGCACGTCGATGATGCGAGCAACAGCATTCCGGCCAGCGCGGCCGCCCACCATTTGGAATCTCGTTTCATGACTACCTCTCTCAAAAAATGCTACTTCGCGAGATGATCGACCTCGCAACATCCCGCCCCGATATTTCCCTTCATCAGTTCCGTCTTTAGCAGGAAGCTGCCCTGCGTCACGATCGTCGCTCCCGGCTCCACGCCTTCCAGCACCTCGTAGTAGTCCTCCGCCGCGTAGCCCAATCGTAGGGGATGCGGCACGAAGAGCTGATCGTTCTGACGTACAAAGACCACGTTGCAGCACCCATCCCATTGCACGGCCGACTTGGGCACGACGACCCGATCGTCGCCCTGGCGTATCGTGACCAGCGCCTGGCCGAACATGTTCGCCCGCAAACGACCGTCCGGATTCTCCAACTCCGCCCGCGCCTTCAGCGTCCGCGTCCGCGCGTCCAGTTGCGTGCTGATCCACGTGATCGATCCGGCGAACGATTCCCCGCGCACTCCGCCGACCGTCAGAATCACGGGCTGCCCGAGGCGAATCAGCGCCAAGTCGCTTTCATAGACGTCGAGCAGCGCCCACATCCGGCTCGTATCGGCGATCGCAAAGAGCGGTCGCATCGTATCGACCGCCTCGCCCACGACGGCCGACCGTTCGACGACGATCCCGTCAAACGGCGCGCGCATCGCCAGCAATCCCTCCGTCTCGCTGTCCTGCGCCAATCCCTTGATCTCGTCCTCCTTCAGTCCCAGGCTCTTGACCTTCTGCCGCGCGGTCGCCAGGGCCAGCCGGCTCTCCTCCAGCTTCGCCTCGGCCTCCAAATCCTCCTTCGCGGCGGAAATGCCCTGCTTGACGAGGTCGTGTGTCCGCTCGTGGTTCTTGTCCCACAGGTTCAGCCGTGCCACGGCCTGCAAATACTCCGCTGTCGCCGACGCAAGCTCCGCCGATTCAATGACCGCTAGGACATCCCCGGCCTTCACCGCATCGCCGAGGTCTTTTTCGACCTCGCGGACGATCCCCGAAGCCCGCGGCGTCACGCGGGCATAGTGATTGCCGTCGTAGGCGACCGCGGCGTTACAGGCCACCGTGGCCGTCAGCGGGCGGCGCTCTACTTCTTCAAACTCCAGCCCGGCCTGTTTGGCGATCCCGGGCGAGTTGAAACGCACCCGCAGGGAATTGTTCTTGCACGTGACCGACGGCGGGCGCGTGCTTCGCGGCTGCTCATCCGTCGACGCGACGAGCTCAATCTGCTTCGGCGGCATCGCGGCGGTGGGCATGGCATTGGCCAACTCCGGGTTACAGAGGACGCACTGCGATTCCGGCAGGTCATGACCGGCGCACCAGTCGTTCTCGATCTTGAACGCCGCCACCAGAAACGGCCGGCAACGGCTGCATAGCGCCTCCGGCACGCCATGCTCCCCGCACTCGCCCTGCTCTTTGATGATGACGGGATTGCAAAAAGGACATTGGTCCGGCGTCAGACCGTGCTTTGCGCATGCCCCTTGCGTAGCCGGTGCAGATGTCGCCGCCGGCGCTCCCGCGCGATCGCAGCCCCATACAAGCACGCCCAACCCGATAAACGGGATTCCGAGCACGCGGATAGACCTTTTACGCAGCATGATTCGCTCTCCAAAAAAGCAGCCGTACAAACGGAACAATGGGCGCGCGGAATCACCCGCGCCGAATACGAGCGCAAGGAGAGCAATCAGATTTGCAGGGGTAGCGCCGCCGATGCTAGTCCGAAGCGATCCCGAAGCGTCTCTCGGAATCCATCGGTACTGAGGGATGTGATGGGATTTGTTGCCGCGCACGAATCGACGGGCGGCAGGGCTATGCACCAACTCGGCTCAAGGGAGGGTCGCTGCGGCCCGGCGTCGAGCAGCGTAAGCGGTGCACAGGTGATGACACAGGTCGGACACTCATTTTCCGGCGAGGGGTCGGAACACGGGCATTCGCAAGGGCCCGCCTGCTTTTCGTCGCCGCAGCCGCCGTCGCAATCCTCGTCGGCAAGCTCGCAACTCGTCACCGGCGCGCAGCAGGGAATCAAACCACCGGGGCACAGAAGTGGTGTGCCCAGGATCGCCCAGATCGATGCCAGCGCCGAGACGTAGACCCGCATTGCCGATATTCTATGATAGTTCGCGACGCCGGTCCACCGTAATGCTCTGCGGGCCTTGTGAAACGGCCCTTCCGCGACGTTACCGGCCCGGCCGCACTGTCGTGATGGTCTTCAAGGCACCCCACAAATGACCGCCAAAGACACCCCCGTCGACCCCGCCCTCATCGAGTCGGACGGTCATTCGCCCCTCGTCAGCGTGACCGGCGGCATCCATGAACTCACCTACGCGCCGGTCGAATCGTCCTATCACAACGAAGACTTGGCTCCGACGAAGCTCGCGGATCGTAAATGGGGCCTGAAGGACATCGCCGCGCTGTGGATCTCCATGGCGGCCTGCGTTCCGACCTACATGCTTGCCTCCAGCCTGATCGCCGGCGGCATGAACTGGTGGCAGGCCGTCCTCACCGTATTCCTCGGCAACGTGATCGTCCTCATCCCCATGGTGCTCAACGCCCACGCCGGCACCAAGTACGGCATCCCATTTCCCGTCTATTGCCGTTCGTCGTTCGGCATCCTCGGCGCCAACGTCCCCGCGATGCTCCGCGCCCTCGTTGCCTGCGGCTGGTTCGGCATCCAGACCTGGATCGGGGGCTGGGCCATCTATTCGATCCTCGCTGTCTTTTTCCCGGCGTGGCGACAATTGCCGGATACGGCTCTAGGCATCAACCTGGCCGAGTTCGCCTGTTTTCTTTTCTTCTGGGGCATCAACATCTTCGTCATCTACAAGGGCATCGAGTCCATCCGCATCCTGCTCAACATCAAGGCCCCCCTGCTCATCGTCCTCGGTCTCGCCCTGCTCTGGTGGGCCTATGACCGCGCCGGCGGGTTCGGTTCCATGCTCAATCAGCCGTCGGAATTCAGCTCCGGCGGCGAGCAGGAAGGCGAATTCTGGTCCTTCTTCATCCCCGCCCTCACCGCCAACGTCGGCTTCTGGGCCACCCTCTCCCTCAACATCCCGGACTTCACGCGGTACTCGTATTCCCAGCGCGATCAGGTATTGGGGCAAACCATCGGCCTTCCTGCGACGATGGGCCTGTATTCCTTCATTGGCGTCGCGGTCACCTCCGCCGCCTTTGTCATCTACGGCGAAGACAAGAGCCTCTGGGACCCGATCGTGCTGCTCTCGCGTTTCGAGAATCGCGCCGTGCTGGTTGTCGCCATGTTCGCCCTGTGCCTGGCGACGCTGGCCACCAACATCGCCGCCAATGTCGTCAGCCCGGCCAATGACTTCGCCCACCTCTGGCCGAAGCGAATCAACTTCCGCATCGGCGGCTACATCACCGGCGTCATCGGCGTCGTGATGATGCCCTGGCGGCTCGTCGAAGACCCGAATGGTTATATTTTCACGTGGCTCGTGGCCTACTCCGGTCTCCTCGGCGCGGTCGGCGGCGTCCTCATCGCCGACTACTTCGTCATCCGCAAAACCCGCCTCCACCTGCACGGTCTATACGTCAAGGATGGCCCTTACTGGTACACCGGAGGCTTCAATCCCATCGCCCTCATCGCGCTGGTCCTCGGCATCGCCCCCTGCGTCCCCGGCTTCATCGGCACGGTCGCTCCCTCCATCAAGGTCCCCGATTTCTGGATTCAGATGTACCACTACGCCTGGTTCATCAGCTTCGGGATTTCGTTTCTGGTGTACGCCGCGCTGATGAAGTGTGTTGCCCCGGCAAGTGTGGCACCGGCTGCTGGCCGGTGATTCTCTCCCCTTACAAAGAGTGGGTAAGGGCGGGATTGTCTGCCTTTGTGGCACCGGCTATTAGCCGATGAACTCTCCCTCTCCCTATCAGAAAGAGGAATAGGGTAAGGGTACGATTACCCCGTGCGCACGACTTGTGACGGCGAGTCGAAGACCTCGTCGTAGTGGGGCTCCTGCCGAGCCCTTTAGAGCGGATCAATCCCCCGTCCCGTGGTGCTGATTTCAGAAGGAAAAGGCATATCGCAAAAGCAGAATGTCCCCCTCACTTCACACTATTCGCTACTCAGTCAACGACCTTATCGCGCCGCCCAACTGCGGAGAAATAATGTCCACTATAAATTGCACAAACTTGTTAACCTTAATCGACATTTGTCGCCTGACGAAGACTCCGGCCATTGGGCAAATGAATTGAGGGAGTTGACCTGGCATTTCATCCATCAACATTCTGGCTTTTGCCGTCTGACCTGGATTGATGTGCGGTAAGCGAATTGCACAGGATTCTCCATCATTGCGTTCGAACATCCAAATTGTTTCATAACCAGGCGGCGGTGACTCAAAGTAACCGGGTATTACGTACGTGGCTCCGGGCGCGCGAATCTCTATTGGTGGATTTTCGATGACTGCGTTTCCCGTATTGGTTACATCCACAGAAAGAAGTACCGGTTCTGGCAGCTCCTCGCCTTTGTAGGATATTCGCAAGTCCGTAGCTTCCAATGCGGGAATGGGGCTACGTAGAATTGGTTCCATTGTCACCTTATACGTGAGTTCTCGTCTAGTCTGCGAGTAGCGCGCAACTCTCCAAGTCACGATAACGCCCAAGAGAGTGGCTGCAACACCAAGCGCGCCGATCCAATATTCTGTTGTCATATGCCTTTTTCTAGCGAAAGTTCCGCATCAATGTCGTCTGCTTCATCCTATTGTTAGCTTTCAACTTCCTGCCCAGGAAGTGGGTAGTTCTTGATGTCTTTGATCGCCTCTAAGAGCTTGATAGTAGCGCCCGCATCCAAGGTGTCGTTCGAATAGCGAACCTCATACAGCCCTTGCAGATTTGACGGGAGTTTTACGCCCTCGCGAACGAGCAGAATAAAGCGTTTACCGTAAAAAGCCATCGCAGCGCCAATCTCAATGAGAACGTTTGGATTGAGCACGACATGCTCGTTGCCGTCTTTGTCCACAATCGTGCGGTCGGCATCGACGTGGATGATTGCAGCTCCACAGCCCCGCATGTCGCCCATCACCTTTTCAGGGACTGGTTTCGATACTGACTGTCGGTCCACAGATACGACGGCTTCGAGTTCACCAAACTCAAGGAGCTTTTTGATCGGGTCGACTAGGTCCCGACTCTTCCCATGCGTTATGAACACCCGTCGGCGGCGGAAGTCATCAACAATAGCCGCCGTGAATTCAGCGCCCTTTGGCTGAACTGCCGGAGGTGCCGCCGGTGTCCGGGGCGTGTCACGAACAGGTAGTTCACTCTCTGGTTCTCCCAGAGGAGTTGTCTCTGTCGATTCTGACGGCGGTGTCACTGCACCCTGCAGGGTGACGTAGTTTTTTCCCTTGATCTCTTCGATAAAACCAACAGAGCGCGCCGACGCATCAATCCGCTCCAGTACCTCGGCCGTCTTTTCACGAGGGACCCCCATTCCCTCTAGAACGTTCATGGCGATGTCCGAACGAGGAAATGCGTTACCATCGTACTGGCGCAAGAAATCACAAAAAATACGCGGCTTAAGAACAGCCTCACGTTTCGCTGCTACATCGGCCCCTTCAGCAGTCGGGCGCACTATCTGCCGCGCTAGCTCGGTTACGGATATTGAGGCGGCTTGAGCGCCGCCATCGACCAAACCGAAAGCGATTGCCGCTCCGGTTAGCAGGCGAATCTGGGACCCCTTCGGATCAACGTCGAGCGCCTTCGCAAGCTGAAGAGGGGGCGTGGGTTTTCCGGCATAGTTGTCAACGATTGCTTGAGGTATCCGCAGCGCATCATCGAGGGACGCTGCCGGTACGTCCGCCTGCTTTAGGTATGACCGTTTGGTAGAGGACTCTGAGCCACTTGCCGAGGGCGTCTTCTTTACTTTCGCCATATCAGATCCAGTCCACTATGTGTTGACAGCCAAGCATGTTTTGGCCGAGCCATTTAGCACTCCAGACACGGTTAGATTACCAGATCAATTCGGAAGCGATCAGGGCGAAGTGCTTTGCCCGGCATTCCGTGTCGCGTGGCCGATTTCTTACCACTGTATCTTACGTGGAACAGCAGCATATCCGGATTACGGAGTGCATTCAACGCCAACGGAGTTGATGTCCGCTAGCCCAAGGGTTGGTCGCCGCAGCGACCCACCCTGGGACAACAAACGCCCGCGAAACCACCCAACCCCATCGGGGTTGCGCCTCAACCCTTACAGGGTTGTGGATGCGCTGGCCGCGACGTTGACCCAGGGTAGCCCCGGTGCACCGGGACAACCCTGGGCTAGTGCCGAAGCCCCGTTGGGGCAGGTTAAAGTGTTAACATCATCCGCAGGCTCGCGGCAAAGCGTTTTCTGCGTTCTTCCCTCACGCCCCAGTCTTGGACCCATGAACCCTTCGTCCCTCGCCCCATTTTTACAGGGATCACTGAGCAAGTGTTATGGGCAGGAAGGAAAAAGAAAGGCAGGCCGTATCTCTCGCAGAAGACCGAGGGACACAGCCCCGGAGATTCCCCGCCCATGCGTCGA
Above is a window of Phycisphaerae bacterium DNA encoding:
- a CDS encoding efflux RND transporter periplasmic adaptor subunit; protein product: MLRKRSIRVLGIPFIGLGVLVWGCDRAGAPAATSAPATQGACAKHGLTPDQCPFCNPVIIKEQGECGEHGVPEALCSRCRPFLVAAFKIENDWCAGHDLPESQCVLCNPELANAMPTAAMPPKQIELVASTDEQPRSTRPPSVTCKNNSLRVRFNSPGIAKQAGLEFEEVERRPLTATVACNAAVAYDGNHYARVTPRASGIVREVEKDLGDAVKAGDVLAVIESAELASATAEYLQAVARLNLWDKNHERTHDLVKQGISAAKEDLEAEAKLEESRLALATARQKVKSLGLKEDEIKGLAQDSETEGLLAMRAPFDGIVVERSAVVGEAVDTMRPLFAIADTSRMWALLDVYESDLALIRLGQPVILTVGGVRGESFAGSITWISTQLDARTRTLKARAELENPDGRLRANMFGQALVTIRQGDDRVVVPKSAVQWDGCCNVVFVRQNDQLFVPHPLRLGYAAEDYYEVLEGVEPGATIVTQGSFLLKTELMKGNIGAGCCEVDHLAK
- a CDS encoding NCS1 family nucleobase:cation symporter-1, with amino-acid sequence MTAKDTPVDPALIESDGHSPLVSVTGGIHELTYAPVESSYHNEDLAPTKLADRKWGLKDIAALWISMAACVPTYMLASSLIAGGMNWWQAVLTVFLGNVIVLIPMVLNAHAGTKYGIPFPVYCRSSFGILGANVPAMLRALVACGWFGIQTWIGGWAIYSILAVFFPAWRQLPDTALGINLAEFACFLFFWGINIFVIYKGIESIRILLNIKAPLLIVLGLALLWWAYDRAGGFGSMLNQPSEFSSGGEQEGEFWSFFIPALTANVGFWATLSLNIPDFTRYSYSQRDQVLGQTIGLPATMGLYSFIGVAVTSAAFVIYGEDKSLWDPIVLLSRFENRAVLVVAMFALCLATLATNIAANVVSPANDFAHLWPKRINFRIGGYITGVIGVVMMPWRLVEDPNGYIFTWLVAYSGLLGAVGGVLIADYFVIRKTRLHLHGLYVKDGPYWYTGGFNPIALIALVLGIAPCVPGFIGTVAPSIKVPDFWIQMYHYAWFISFGISFLVYAALMKCVAPASVAPAAGR
- a CDS encoding TIR domain-containing protein yields the protein MAKVKKTPSASGSESSTKRSYLKQADVPAASLDDALRIPQAIVDNYAGKPTPPLQLAKALDVDPKGSQIRLLTGAAIAFGLVDGGAQAASISVTELARQIVRPTAEGADVAAKREAVLKPRIFCDFLRQYDGNAFPRSDIAMNVLEGMGVPREKTAEVLERIDASARSVGFIEEIKGKNYVTLQGAVTPPSESTETTPLGEPESELPVRDTPRTPAAPPAVQPKGAEFTAAIVDDFRRRRVFITHGKSRDLVDPIKKLLEFGELEAVVSVDRQSVSKPVPEKVMGDMRGCGAAIIHVDADRTIVDKDGNEHVVLNPNVLIEIGAAMAFYGKRFILLVREGVKLPSNLQGLYEVRYSNDTLDAGATIKLLEAIKDIKNYPLPGQEVES